From the genome of Elusimicrobium sp., one region includes:
- a CDS encoding 50S ribosomal protein L6, whose translation MSRIGKKIINIPAATKVEIKDSVITATGALGTLSYSIPEGITPNLENGVLTFSVAENRVKELNALHGTTRANVFNIIEGVTNGFTKVLEINGLGYRANVAGTKLNLELGFSHPVNLDIPAGLTVVVDPKSGAVSIKGSDKFKVGDFAAKIRRLRPPEPYKGSGIKYQGEHITRKAGKTAAGGK comes from the coding sequence ATGAGCAGAATTGGTAAAAAAATCATCAATATTCCCGCCGCTACCAAAGTGGAAATTAAAGACAGCGTAATCACCGCCACCGGCGCTTTGGGCACCTTGTCTTATTCCATTCCGGAAGGCATTACCCCGAACTTGGAAAACGGCGTATTGACTTTCTCCGTAGCCGAAAACCGCGTGAAAGAACTCAACGCTTTGCATGGTACTACCCGCGCTAACGTTTTCAATATCATTGAAGGCGTAACCAACGGTTTTACCAAAGTGTTGGAAATCAACGGTTTGGGTTATCGTGCCAATGTGGCCGGTACCAAACTGAACTTGGAACTCGGTTTCTCTCACCCCGTCAATTTGGATATCCCCGCCGGCCTTACGGTCGTGGTGGATCCCAAATCCGGCGCGGTATCGATTAAAGGTAGCGATAAGTTCAAAGTGGGCGATTTCGCTGCTAAAATCAGAAGACTTAGACCGCCGGAGCCCTACAAAGGCAGTGGTATCAAATATCAGGGCGAACATATTACTCGCAAAGCTGGTAAAACTGCGGCGGGAGGTAAATAA
- a CDS encoding 50S ribosomal protein L18, which produces MATKQERYQYRKDRSRGHLLRNGAVRPRLSVYRSLKYIYAQIIDDNTHSTLVSATTLSKEFEGKFETSAKSIEAAKALGAVIAKKAIEQGITEVMFDRGGRVYHGRIKALADSAREAGLKF; this is translated from the coding sequence ATGGCTACTAAACAAGAAAGATACCAATACAGAAAAGACCGCAGCCGCGGACATCTTTTGAGAAACGGTGCCGTCCGCCCGAGACTCTCCGTTTACAGAAGTCTTAAATACATTTACGCCCAAATTATTGACGACAACACCCACAGCACTTTAGTGTCTGCTACCACGTTGTCTAAAGAATTTGAAGGCAAGTTTGAAACCTCCGCCAAGAGCATCGAAGCGGCGAAAGCCCTGGGTGCCGTCATCGCCAAAAAAGCGATTGAACAAGGCATTACGGAAGTAATGTTTGACCGCGGCGGACGCGTTTACCATGGCAGAATCAAAGCTCTTGCTGATTCCGCCAGAGAAGCAGGATTGAAATTCTAA
- a CDS encoding 30S ribosomal protein S5, whose protein sequence is MSNETLVKSDNRKEAKGKRAEFQKAKPAVEGKTTVIHVARTAKVVKGGKRFGFRALVVVGNGLGKVGVAIGKANQVQLAIAKAESHARKHMITFPIVGETIPHETIGKFGAASVWMKPAAPGTGVIAGSGVRLLFEAAGIKDVLAKSLGSTNPCNLVYATLEAFKQLKSKETVNAVRGKAAPVAEAPKAETEAAKAE, encoded by the coding sequence ATGTCCAATGAAACGCTCGTGAAAAGCGACAACAGAAAAGAAGCGAAAGGCAAAAGAGCCGAGTTTCAAAAAGCAAAACCGGCGGTAGAAGGTAAAACCACGGTTATCCACGTTGCCAGAACGGCCAAGGTAGTCAAAGGCGGTAAACGCTTTGGCTTCCGCGCGCTCGTAGTAGTCGGAAACGGCTTGGGCAAAGTGGGCGTTGCTATTGGCAAGGCGAATCAGGTTCAGTTGGCTATTGCTAAAGCTGAATCCCATGCGCGCAAACACATGATCACGTTCCCGATCGTGGGCGAAACCATTCCGCACGAAACCATCGGTAAATTCGGTGCCGCTTCCGTGTGGATGAAACCCGCGGCCCCCGGTACCGGTGTAATCGCCGGTAGCGGTGTGCGCTTGTTGTTTGAAGCTGCCGGTATCAAAGACGTGTTGGCCAAAAGCCTTGGCAGCACGAACCCGTGCAACTTGGTCTATGCGACCTTGGAAGCTTTCAAACAATTGAAAAGCAAAGAAACCGTGAACGCTGTGCGCGGTAAAGCCGCCCCTGTGGCTGAAGCCCCCAAAGCGGAAACCGAAGCCGCGAAGGCCGAATAG
- a CDS encoding 50S ribosomal protein L15 yields the protein MVTLNKLFPKHGSRKEKRRLGLGPGSGLGNYCTKGMKGQSSRSGNTRKESKEGGQMPLIRHTPKSGFSNKDFARRFDYVNVGSLEKAFAAGAEVTPEALKKAGIIHDVTRVKVLANGTITKALKVSAHGFSATAKAAIEKAGGTVTVIEQKTK from the coding sequence ATGGTAACTTTGAATAAACTTTTCCCTAAACATGGGTCTAGAAAAGAAAAAAGACGCTTGGGCTTAGGCCCCGGTTCCGGTTTGGGCAACTACTGCACCAAAGGGATGAAAGGTCAGTCTTCCCGCTCCGGTAACACCCGCAAAGAAAGTAAAGAAGGCGGACAAATGCCTCTTATCCGCCATACGCCGAAAAGCGGCTTTTCCAATAAAGATTTTGCCAGACGTTTTGATTATGTAAACGTTGGCTCTTTGGAAAAAGCCTTTGCGGCGGGTGCCGAAGTAACCCCCGAAGCCTTGAAAAAAGCCGGTATCATCCATGATGTTACCCGCGTGAAAGTGTTGGCCAATGGTACCATCACGAAGGCTTTGAAAGTGTCTGCTCACGGTTTTTCTGCCACCGCCAAAGCGGCGATTGAAAAAGCCGGCGGCACTGTAACTGTTATTGAACAAAAGACCAAATAA
- the secY gene encoding preprotein translocase subunit SecY, translated as MSNNTVANIFNAPELKKRLLFLIGALAVFRIAAAIPIPGINTEVLKQMFAAHQNGILGFMNIFSGGALGRFSILALGIMPYINASIIMGLVRGAHIFPALDRMHKEGESGRRKENQITRIFALFLALLQGSMMTFAITRVEGAGGVSAVVNPSFMFFVTTVLTLAAGTMFVMWLGEQITEKGVGNGISLIIFAGIVDRLPGAIMEVVNRVKTDEMDFFMALVIFGAAIVITALVVWLETAQRQIPVQYAKRQVGNKTYGGQTSYLPLKIDQSGVIAVIFASSVISLPLTIASFNQEAPWAQKLLESMNHSSALYMILFSALIIFFCYFYNSMTINPSDLADNMKKWGGFIPGIRPGEPTKNYIEWVMNRLTFCGAIFVCLIAVMPDAFRAKFGVDFYFGGTALLIVVGVALDTVGQVQAHLLARNYEPLMKGSKRIKGRWFNVGQ; from the coding sequence ATGTCTAACAACACAGTTGCAAATATCTTTAACGCCCCCGAACTCAAGAAGAGACTTCTCTTCTTGATCGGGGCGTTGGCTGTTTTCCGGATTGCCGCTGCAATCCCAATACCCGGTATCAATACGGAAGTTTTGAAACAAATGTTCGCTGCCCACCAAAACGGTATTCTCGGTTTTATGAATATCTTTTCGGGCGGTGCTTTGGGCAGATTTTCCATTTTGGCTTTGGGTATCATGCCGTACATTAACGCCTCCATCATTATGGGGTTGGTGCGCGGGGCTCACATTTTCCCGGCATTAGACCGCATGCATAAAGAAGGTGAATCCGGCAGAAGAAAAGAAAACCAGATTACCCGTATTTTTGCACTGTTTTTGGCCCTTTTACAAGGGTCTATGATGACTTTTGCCATCACGCGTGTGGAAGGCGCGGGCGGCGTATCGGCGGTAGTGAATCCGTCTTTTATGTTCTTCGTCACCACTGTGCTCACCCTGGCGGCGGGCACGATGTTTGTTATGTGGTTAGGTGAACAGATTACCGAAAAAGGGGTAGGGAACGGTATTTCTCTTATCATCTTTGCGGGAATCGTAGACCGCTTGCCCGGTGCTATTATGGAAGTGGTCAACCGCGTGAAAACGGACGAAATGGACTTTTTTATGGCGCTCGTTATTTTCGGTGCGGCTATTGTTATTACGGCTTTGGTGGTGTGGTTGGAAACGGCCCAACGCCAAATCCCGGTGCAATATGCCAAACGCCAGGTAGGGAACAAAACCTATGGCGGGCAAACCAGTTATTTGCCGCTTAAAATCGATCAAAGCGGTGTAATTGCCGTAATCTTTGCCTCCTCCGTTATTTCCTTGCCGTTAACGATTGCCAGTTTCAACCAAGAAGCTCCTTGGGCGCAAAAGTTGTTGGAATCTATGAATCATAGCAGCGCGCTGTATATGATTCTGTTTTCCGCGCTCATCATTTTCTTCTGCTATTTCTACAATTCGATGACGATTAACCCGTCCGATTTGGCTGATAACATGAAGAAATGGGGCGGTTTTATTCCGGGTATTCGCCCCGGAGAACCCACCAAGAATTACATTGAATGGGTGATGAACCGCTTGACCTTCTGTGGGGCTATCTTTGTGTGTTTAATTGCGGTCATGCCGGACGCTTTCCGTGCGAAATTCGGCGTGGACTTTTATTTTGGCGGAACGGCGCTCCTCATCGTTGTAGGGGTAGCGTTGGATACGGTCGGCCAAGTACAAGCCCACTTATTGGCCCGCAACTATGAACCGTTGATGAAAGGCTCCAAACGGATTAAAGGCCGCTGGTTTAACGTCGGTCAATAA
- a CDS encoding adenylate kinase, whose translation MNIVLMGCPGAGKGTQSAKLQQKFDLQHISTGEVLRKEIASGSELGKQIAGIINNGNLVPDEMIASMLENKVKNTEKGIIFDGFPRTVAQARVLDEMMKRLGRDLTHVVMIDLPEGEVINRICSRRQCKKCGAILHVDIKAPLANCPVCEGELYTRADDTPQSAKHRLEVYHRDTLPVKNYYLNSGKYVEVKGDQTPEQVFEDIVKVLEKVK comes from the coding sequence GTGAATATTGTTTTGATGGGCTGTCCGGGTGCGGGAAAAGGCACCCAATCAGCAAAGTTGCAACAAAAGTTTGATTTACAACATATTTCCACGGGAGAAGTCCTTCGTAAAGAAATTGCATCCGGTTCGGAGTTAGGCAAACAAATTGCCGGGATTATCAATAACGGAAATTTAGTACCGGACGAAATGATTGCTTCCATGTTGGAAAACAAAGTCAAGAATACGGAAAAAGGAATTATTTTTGACGGATTCCCCAGAACGGTGGCACAAGCCCGGGTGTTGGACGAAATGATGAAACGGTTGGGCCGCGATCTTACCCATGTGGTAATGATTGATTTGCCGGAAGGGGAAGTGATAAACCGTATTTGTTCCCGCCGTCAATGCAAAAAATGCGGAGCAATTTTGCATGTGGATATAAAGGCTCCGTTGGCGAACTGCCCCGTATGTGAGGGGGAATTATACACCCGTGCAGATGATACGCCGCAAAGCGCCAAACACCGCTTGGAAGTATATCATCGCGATACTTTACCGGTGAAAAATTATTATCTAAACAGCGGGAAATATGTGGAAGTAAAAGGGGATCAAACCCCCGAACAGGTTTTTGAGGACATTGTAAAAGTCCTTGAGAAGGTAAAATGA
- the map gene encoding type I methionyl aminopeptidase: protein MIEVKNESEIQKMREAGKVTAAVLKLMTEMVKPGVSTLELDIAAEKTIRSFGATPLFLGYYGFPASICASVNEEVVHGIPKKDRILKSGDIISIDTGARLDGFCSDAAITLGVGEVSDEAQRLMDVTKKSLYKAIGQIKPGRRLGDVQNAVETFAKLHNMGLVRDYCGHGIGRNMHEEPSIPNFGKPGTGPVLQAGMVLAIEPMLTAGTYKVRELDDGWTVVTMDGKYAAHFEHTVAVTANGSEILTAFE from the coding sequence ATGATTGAAGTAAAAAACGAAAGCGAAATCCAAAAAATGCGTGAAGCCGGCAAAGTTACCGCGGCGGTTCTTAAGTTGATGACCGAAATGGTAAAGCCCGGTGTGTCCACGCTTGAGTTGGACATCGCAGCCGAAAAAACGATTCGTTCCTTCGGAGCGACACCGCTTTTTCTCGGTTATTACGGGTTTCCGGCCAGCATTTGCGCCTCGGTAAATGAAGAAGTCGTGCACGGAATCCCAAAAAAAGATAGAATATTAAAGAGTGGTGATATTATCAGTATAGATACAGGAGCCCGCCTTGACGGTTTCTGTTCTGATGCCGCAATCACCCTCGGCGTGGGAGAAGTTTCTGATGAGGCCCAAAGATTGATGGACGTTACCAAAAAATCTTTGTATAAAGCAATCGGCCAAATCAAACCGGGCCGTCGTTTAGGCGATGTGCAAAACGCGGTGGAAACTTTTGCCAAGTTACATAATATGGGTTTGGTTCGCGATTATTGCGGGCATGGTATTGGCCGTAATATGCACGAAGAACCGAGCATACCGAACTTCGGTAAGCCGGGTACCGGCCCTGTGTTACAAGCGGGAATGGTACTCGCAATAGAACCCATGTTGACTGCGGGAACTTATAAAGTCAGGGAGTTGGATGATGGCTGGACGGTGGTTACAATGGACGGCAAATATGCGGCCCATTTTGAACACACGGTAGCCGTTACCGCTAACGGCAGCGAGATTCTCACTGCTTTTGAATAA
- the infA gene encoding translation initiation factor IF-1: MSDKIEIEGKVLEALPNAMFKIEIPGGKVILGHISGKMRVHHIRILPGDKVKLELSPYDLTRGRITYREK, translated from the coding sequence ATGAGCGATAAAATCGAAATTGAAGGTAAAGTTCTGGAAGCCCTGCCCAACGCAATGTTCAAAATTGAAATACCGGGCGGTAAAGTAATTCTGGGACACATATCCGGCAAAATGAGAGTTCATCATATAAGAATTCTTCCGGGCGACAAGGTGAAGTTGGAACTTTCCCCATATGATCTGACCCGCGGAAGAATAACTTATAGGGAGAAATAA
- the rpmJ gene encoding 50S ribosomal protein L36 translates to MKVRASVKKICQKCKIIKRNGVVRVVCEVAKHKQRQG, encoded by the coding sequence ATGAAAGTTAGAGCCAGTGTAAAAAAGATATGTCAGAAATGCAAAATCATTAAACGCAACGGCGTCGTCCGTGTGGTTTGCGAAGTCGCGAAACACAAACAGCGCCAAGGTTAA
- the rpsM gene encoding 30S ribosomal protein S13, with the protein MARVAGIDLPKNKRIDVALEYIYGIGKKNAKEVLAKLEGQIDPATRVKDLTEQQAGLLNTILQKEYKVEGELRREVAQNIHRMIEIGSYKGQRHRRNLPVRGQRTKTNSRTRRGRRKTVGSKTK; encoded by the coding sequence ATGGCTAGAGTCGCAGGTATTGATTTACCGAAAAACAAAAGAATAGATGTCGCGTTGGAATACATTTATGGCATCGGCAAGAAAAACGCGAAAGAAGTGCTTGCCAAATTAGAAGGCCAAATTGATCCCGCCACCCGCGTGAAAGATTTGACCGAACAACAAGCCGGTCTCTTGAACACGATCTTGCAAAAAGAATACAAAGTTGAAGGTGAACTTCGCCGTGAAGTTGCCCAAAACATTCACCGCATGATCGAAATTGGTTCCTACAAAGGCCAGCGCCACCGCCGCAATCTGCCCGTCCGCGGCCAACGCACCAAAACCAACAGCAGAACCCGCCGCGGCAGAAGAAAAACCGTGGGTTCCAAAACCAAATAA
- the rpsK gene encoding 30S ribosomal protein S11 has translation MAEEKVTTSAAKTAAKGKKKNAKAPAFGVVHIYCSFNNTIVTVSDDKGNTIAWSTAGSHGFKGTKKSTPFAAQITSNKAAEKAVALGMREVAVKVCGPGQGRETAVRAVQQAGLIVSSIKDITPIPHNGCRPPKARRV, from the coding sequence ATGGCAGAAGAAAAAGTAACAACGTCCGCGGCTAAAACTGCGGCGAAAGGTAAAAAGAAAAACGCGAAAGCCCCTGCTTTCGGTGTCGTGCACATTTACTGCTCGTTCAACAACACGATTGTAACCGTGTCTGACGATAAAGGTAACACGATTGCTTGGTCTACCGCCGGTTCTCACGGCTTCAAAGGCACCAAGAAAAGCACTCCGTTTGCTGCGCAAATCACCAGCAACAAAGCGGCCGAAAAAGCCGTTGCGCTCGGTATGCGCGAAGTAGCCGTTAAGGTCTGCGGGCCTGGTCAAGGCCGCGAAACCGCCGTGCGTGCCGTACAACAAGCCGGCCTTATCGTGTCTTCCATTAAAGACATTACCCCCATCCCCCACAACGGATGCAGACCGCCCAAAGCCAGGAGAGTATAA
- the rpsD gene encoding 30S ribosomal protein S4, which yields MQTAQSQESIKFMSRYTGPSCKKCRKLDCKLFLKGTKCYTNCVIDKLAAVTKRGGKVRKAKISEYGIRLQEKQKAKLQSGMSEIPFHNMFAAAARAEGQTGENFLRKLETRLDNIVRRLGFAVSLKTARQIVLHGYVTVNGKSVNVPSYQLRIGDKVTLDKSLAENVQVKQGLTETEKRNQRPSFLEYDAEKLTGKLLRWPDRAEMSYPVNEQLIVEYYSK from the coding sequence ATGCAGACCGCCCAAAGCCAGGAGAGTATAAAATTTATGTCTAGATATACAGGACCCAGCTGCAAAAAATGCAGAAAATTAGATTGCAAACTTTTCTTAAAAGGAACCAAATGTTACACCAACTGTGTGATTGACAAATTGGCCGCCGTTACCAAACGTGGCGGTAAAGTAAGAAAAGCCAAAATTTCCGAATACGGTATCCGCTTGCAAGAAAAACAAAAAGCCAAATTGCAATCCGGTATGTCGGAAATTCCGTTTCACAATATGTTTGCCGCCGCGGCCAGAGCCGAAGGCCAAACCGGTGAAAACTTCCTTCGCAAATTGGAAACCCGCTTGGATAACATTGTGCGCCGCTTAGGTTTTGCCGTTTCTTTGAAAACCGCCCGCCAAATCGTTCTCCACGGTTATGTGACGGTAAACGGTAAATCGGTAAATGTTCCTTCTTACCAATTGCGTATTGGTGATAAAGTAACCTTGGATAAATCCTTGGCCGAAAACGTACAAGTGAAACAAGGTTTAACCGAAACCGAAAAACGCAACCAGCGCCCCAGTTTCTTGGAATATGACGCGGAAAAATTAACCGGTAAACTTTTGAGATGGCCCGACAGAGCGGAAATGTCCTACCCTGTCAATGAGCAGCTGATTGTAGAATACTATTCTAAATAG
- a CDS encoding DNA-directed RNA polymerase subunit alpha: protein MALNEIKLPQAIQLEEKTASDFYGKFIAEPYESGYGHTVGNSLRRILLSGMEGAAVTAVRIAGAVHEFSTVPNVREDVINILLNLKHLRVKMEGKTREYLQLHAAKPGVVTAADIEETDGVEIVNKDLVLATLEVGGSLEMEIEISRGKGYVPAEDLAKVQRPAGFIPMDALFSPIVKVHYDVEPARVGQKTDYDRLILEITTDGTLAPAKALHRAAVLLSKSLHIFTIEGEEDCVATTSDEAVVEETVATGVNTSSAASKQDELLNQSIEFIELSSRSINCLKSENINTVRDLVKMTEDDLKMIKNFGAKSMDEIKERLAEMNLSLGMKF from the coding sequence ATGGCTTTGAACGAAATTAAACTTCCCCAGGCGATTCAATTAGAAGAAAAAACCGCGTCCGACTTTTACGGCAAATTCATTGCCGAACCGTACGAAAGCGGCTATGGCCACACTGTAGGTAACTCTCTGCGCCGGATTTTGCTTTCCGGTATGGAAGGTGCCGCTGTTACCGCCGTCAGAATCGCCGGTGCCGTGCACGAATTCAGCACGGTTCCCAATGTCCGGGAAGATGTTATCAACATTTTGCTCAACCTCAAACACCTTCGCGTGAAGATGGAAGGCAAAACTCGTGAATATTTGCAATTACACGCCGCCAAACCCGGTGTTGTAACGGCCGCCGACATTGAAGAAACCGACGGGGTTGAAATTGTCAATAAAGACCTGGTTTTGGCTACCTTGGAAGTAGGTGGCAGTCTGGAAATGGAAATTGAAATTTCCCGCGGTAAAGGCTATGTTCCCGCTGAAGATTTGGCCAAAGTCCAACGCCCGGCCGGGTTTATCCCCATGGACGCGTTGTTTTCCCCGATTGTGAAGGTTCACTATGATGTGGAACCTGCCCGTGTCGGCCAGAAGACGGACTATGACCGCTTGATTTTGGAAATCACCACGGACGGCACCTTGGCTCCTGCTAAAGCGCTTCACCGTGCTGCGGTGTTGTTGTCCAAATCCTTGCACATTTTCACGATTGAAGGAGAAGAAGATTGCGTAGCTACCACTAGCGATGAAGCCGTGGTAGAAGAAACCGTCGCTACCGGGGTAAACACCTCCAGCGCCGCTTCTAAGCAAGATGAGTTGTTGAACCAATCTATTGAATTCATCGAACTCTCTTCCCGCTCCATCAATTGCCTCAAGTCCGAAAACATCAACACGGTGCGCGACTTGGTGAAAATGACCGAAGATGACTTGAAAATGATTAAGAACTTCGGTGCCAAATCTATGGACGAAATCAAAGAAAGACTCGCCGAAATGAATCTTTCTTTGGGTATGAAATTTTAA
- a CDS encoding 50S ribosomal protein L17 — protein MIKNTGYRKLGKTASHRKAMLNNMATSIILHEEVTTTVQKAKEVRRVVEGLITLAKANNERAAKDTLKDATAVKKLFEVLAVRYANRAGGFCRIYRAGLRKGDNAEVAIIKLVD, from the coding sequence ATGATTAAGAATACCGGATACAGAAAACTTGGCAAGACTGCGTCCCACCGCAAAGCGATGCTTAACAACATGGCTACCAGCATTATCCTTCACGAAGAAGTGACGACGACCGTGCAAAAAGCCAAAGAAGTAAGACGCGTGGTGGAAGGACTCATCACTTTGGCCAAGGCCAATAACGAACGCGCCGCTAAAGATACTTTGAAAGATGCGACCGCCGTTAAAAAACTGTTTGAAGTGTTGGCTGTCCGCTATGCCAACCGCGCCGGCGGCTTCTGCCGCATTTACCGCGCGGGGCTGCGCAAAGGCGACAACGCCGAAGTAGCCATCATCAAATTGGTTGACTAG
- a CDS encoding rod shape-determining protein, whose protein sequence is MVIDYLGGLFSSDLGMDLGTANCLIYVKDKGIVLREPSVVAVERETGEVKAVGSKAKQMLGRTPANIVAVRPMKNGVIADFEVTQEMIRYFIRKVHSRSSLLRPRIVIGIPSDITGVERRAVDDAARQAGAREVYLIEEPMASAMGADLPIAEPHASMIVDIGGGTTEVAVISLGGMVVAKSIDVAGDELTECIVQYFRKKYNLIIGETTAEEVKINLGSVYPLKEEKSMEVKGRDQTQGLPRTLTVTSEEIRQALMEPVRLIIDVIKSTLEETPPELAADLVDRGLVVAGGGSLLRGITELIRKETDIPVHRAADPLSCVALGTGKFLEQLNEKGSRFFGSRSKSF, encoded by the coding sequence ATGGTAATAGACTATCTCGGGGGACTTTTTTCTTCTGACTTGGGAATGGACCTTGGCACGGCCAACTGTCTTATCTATGTCAAAGACAAAGGGATTGTGCTACGCGAACCTTCTGTGGTTGCCGTGGAAAGAGAAACCGGCGAAGTGAAGGCAGTAGGCTCTAAAGCCAAGCAAATGCTGGGCAGAACCCCCGCCAACATTGTGGCCGTGCGCCCGATGAAAAACGGTGTAATTGCGGACTTCGAAGTTACGCAAGAAATGATCCGCTATTTCATTCGCAAAGTGCATAGCCGCAGCAGTCTGTTACGCCCCCGGATTGTTATTGGTATCCCTTCGGACATTACCGGCGTAGAACGCCGCGCAGTGGACGACGCCGCCCGTCAGGCCGGCGCCCGGGAAGTATATTTGATCGAAGAACCCATGGCTTCGGCCATGGGTGCCGATTTGCCGATTGCGGAACCGCACGCCAGCATGATTGTTGACATCGGCGGCGGCACAACGGAAGTGGCCGTCATTTCGCTGGGCGGAATGGTCGTAGCCAAATCTATTGATGTTGCCGGTGACGAGTTGACCGAGTGCATTGTGCAGTATTTCCGCAAAAAATACAATCTGATCATTGGCGAAACCACCGCCGAGGAAGTAAAGATTAACTTGGGTTCCGTTTATCCCTTGAAAGAAGAAAAATCCATGGAAGTAAAAGGACGCGACCAGACACAAGGTTTGCCGCGCACCTTGACGGTTACTTCGGAAGAAATCCGTCAGGCTTTAATGGAACCGGTGCGGTTGATTATTGATGTAATCAAAAGCACCTTGGAAGAAACCCCGCCGGAATTGGCTGCTGACCTCGTAGACAGAGGTTTGGTGGTTGCCGGAGGCGGAAGTCTTTTAAGAGGAATTACGGAGTTAATCCGTAAAGAAACGGATATCCCCGTCCACCGCGCGGCTGATCCTCTTAGTTGCGTGGCGTTGGGCACGGGTAAATTTTTGGAACAACTGAACGAAAAAGGTTCCCGTTTCTTCGGTTCCCGCAGTAAATCTTTCTAG
- the mreC gene encoding rod shape-determining protein MreC — MLHTKNKQRKKTSSGARRRFLLPAVFLLLSFLLMILPLEGFVSSVKAVLSYIFIPQIRLAHGTAKYAENVHQTVQELLNTHRENGELKQQLEMNRLEAQQSASVFAENERLTQMMNLKSNKRWNGVWAKVAYREPSQWNSVIIDKGSADGIKERSAVISVEAGKEGLAGVVVEVTEKTSKVLLVRDEDFSAAVFLEGGKEEGLLTGNGLRPVRIKYIPLLTKVQPGDKVYTAATSSIFPAGILVGEVSAVRGEDDFQTALAVEVIPQVRSSAVKEVFVILEGGEK, encoded by the coding sequence ATGTTGCATACCAAAAACAAACAACGCAAAAAAACCTCTTCCGGCGCGCGCAGACGCTTTTTGTTGCCGGCGGTGTTTTTGTTGCTCTCTTTTTTGCTTATGATTTTGCCGTTGGAAGGCTTTGTTTCTTCCGTCAAGGCGGTTCTATCGTATATTTTTATTCCGCAAATTCGCCTTGCGCACGGTACGGCTAAATATGCCGAAAACGTACATCAAACGGTACAGGAGTTGCTCAATACCCATCGGGAAAACGGCGAACTGAAACAACAGTTGGAAATGAACCGTTTGGAAGCCCAGCAATCTGCCAGTGTTTTTGCCGAGAACGAACGCTTAACCCAAATGATGAACCTGAAATCTAATAAAAGATGGAACGGGGTTTGGGCGAAGGTGGCGTATCGGGAGCCCAGCCAGTGGAACTCGGTTATTATCGACAAAGGTTCAGCTGACGGAATCAAAGAAAGAAGCGCCGTTATTTCTGTGGAAGCCGGGAAAGAAGGATTAGCCGGCGTGGTGGTGGAAGTGACGGAAAAAACTTCTAAAGTTTTGTTAGTGCGAGACGAAGATTTTTCTGCCGCCGTCTTTTTGGAAGGCGGTAAAGAGGAAGGCCTTTTAACCGGAAACGGTTTGCGTCCGGTACGCATTAAATATATCCCGCTTTTGACGAAGGTTCAGCCGGGGGACAAAGTCTATACGGCCGCCACCAGCAGTATTTTCCCGGCGGGTATTTTGGTGGGAGAAGTGAGTGCCGTCCGCGGCGAAGACGACTTCCAAACCGCCTTGGCGGTGGAGGTTATCCCACAAGTGCGTTCCTCTGCGGTAAAAGAAGTTTTTGTGATTTTGGAAGGAGGGGAAAAGTAA
- the mreD gene encoding rod shape-determining protein MreD gives MWSFCKLILLFLLATVCHWALATLFSFCGLSVNMMLVFAVAFCAVLKPVFGYSVAFLCGLFLDFFGTKLFGNNAFSFTVAACTVYALAQRFDFEAVFPQMFSVFGLTIGVAVLNTLLLYWFTSSAMWPGFWSLLGGAVVVSLVAPGVFWLVRRVLGQGIVCR, from the coding sequence ATGTGGAGTTTTTGTAAACTGATTTTGCTTTTTCTGTTGGCAACCGTATGCCATTGGGCGTTGGCTACCTTGTTCTCTTTCTGCGGTTTAAGCGTAAATATGATGCTTGTTTTTGCCGTGGCTTTTTGTGCAGTGTTAAAGCCGGTTTTCGGTTATTCCGTTGCCTTTTTATGCGGACTTTTTTTAGATTTTTTCGGCACAAAATTATTCGGCAACAATGCTTTTTCCTTTACGGTAGCCGCTTGCACGGTATATGCGCTTGCTCAACGGTTTGATTTTGAGGCCGTTTTCCCGCAAATGTTCAGTGTGTTTGGTTTAACCATCGGGGTTGCCGTATTAAATACATTGCTTTTGTACTGGTTTACTTCGTCTGCCATGTGGCCCGGTTTTTGGAGTTTGTTAGGCGGGGCGGTGGTAGTTTCTTTGGTGGCGCCGGGCGTTTTTTGGTTGGTTCGCCGGGTGCTGGGGCAAGGAATCGTTTGCCGTTAA